GAGTTCTGCTTGGTTACCGAGAAGTCAGTGTGCGCATGGGAGACCTGCGCCGTGCTCATCAGAGTGACGACCAGCACGCAGACGACAGCCAGTACACGCAGCCACATGGGCCGGTGCGTGCGCAGACCGAGTTGGGAGATCATCTGCATTGGAGTTGCCGTCACTACATCCTGTTTAGCATACCTGCCAGAATGATCCAAACAGCCGGCTGCTTCTCTTAAGGCTGGCTGAAACGTCCAAACGTCGCCCGGTACTACACTGAGTACGTTAGAGCCTATGTTTAAGACGATTTACACGCACGGAAAGTTTTCCCTTATTTTGCTTTTGCTTACGGGTGCGTTCGCAGCCCCGGCCGCTGTCTTTGCCATGCGAGCGCAGCAGAAGCCTCTGGTTTTGAGCGATCCGTCCGCTCCACACCGTACCCGCCTGATTCTGAAGGACGGAAGCTACCAGATCGTGATGAGCTATCGCGTCGTTGGCGACCGCGTGCGCTATATTTCGGCGGAACGTGGAGGAGCGGAAGAAGAGATTCCAGCATCGCTGGTGGACTTCGATGCGACGAAGAAGTGGGAGCGCCAGCACAGTTCTCCGCAGGAAGGAGAGGGGCAGAGCCCGGGGGCCGCACCGGCGATTGACCCTGAGTTGCTGAAGGAAGAGGCAGATCGCGCAGCGCTGACTCCGGAGGTTGCAACCGACCTGCGGCTGCCCGATCTGGATAATGTGCTCGCGCTCGATACGTATCGCGGTCAGCAGCAGTTGGTTCCGCTGCCGCAGTCAGACGGCGAGCTGAACCACAATACAGCCCACAATGTTCTTAAGGCGGTCGTCAATCCGCTGTCGAGCTCGCACCAACTGGTGCAGTTGAAGGGCGAGCGCTCGATGGTGCAGCTTCATGTGGACCAGCCCGCGATCTACATTCGCATCGGCGAAGTATCGGCAGCGCCAAGCGGCGCCGCTCCGCTCACGGTGGATACTCATGGTGCCTCAACTGCGATGAAGGACGCGCATTTCGATCCCGCAGCCAGCAGGTATGTCATCGTCCGGGCCGATGTGCGTACCAACTCACGCATTGTGGCGTCGTTCAAGATCAGCATGCTGGGGGGCGTTACGCGCGACGGAGACGTGGTCGAGACGACCGCGGAGATGCTCCCAGGGGGGCACTGGATGAAGCTGACGCCAAAGCAGAACCTTACCTTTGGCGAGTATGCGTTGATGGAGGTGCTCTCGGACCGCGAGGTGAACCTTGGTGTCTGGGACTTTGGCGTTCATCCCACCGCGCCTGCGAACCGCGATGCCATTCTTCCGCAGCCGAAGCGTCCCTTTGCGTTAACGCCGCGAAGGCCGGATCAATAGGGAAGTATCTGCGATTAGCGGGATGATCTCGCCGCGCCCACAAGGCGTGGTTTGTCCATCAACAGACCCCGGCCGGCAACGGCGATGTTATCGCGCGTCACCTTGGCTTCGTACATCATGGTGTCGGCGGCGCGCAGGATCGATGCGACATTGCTGCCATCTTCGGGGAAGGTGGCGAGTCCAAAGCTGCCCGACAAACTGAGCGACAGGCCCGCGCCTTCAAGGAAACGTGCCTTTCGCAGACTCTCATGCAGGGCGACGGTGGCGCCCATGGCCGCGGGTTTTCCCATGCCGGGAAGCAGCGCGACGAACTCGTCGCCGCCATAGCGGAAAGAGGAGTTGCCCGGCCCCAGGGAGCGTTGCATCAGGTTCCCCACCTCGGCCAGCAGGCGGCTGCCAACGAGGTGGCCGTGCGTGTCGTTGACGCTTTTGAAGTGGTCGAGGTCGATAAACAACAGGCTGAACTCGTCGTTCCTGGCAACCTCTTCGTCGAGCATGGTGTAGAGATGCCGTGCATTGAAGAGGCCGGTGCAGTCGTCGGTGATGGTGAGTTCCTGAATGAGCGTCATCGAACGCGCATTCTGAATGGCGATGGCGGCGTAGTCGCACAGGATGCGGAGGAACGAGATCGAGTACTCCGACATCAGGTCGAGCTTGCTGTTGAGCAACTGGATGACGCCAAGCGTCTTCTCGCCGGATCGCACCGGAACGCAGGCTATCGACTGAATGTTGAGTTCGGGATGTTTCGCGGAAAATGCCGACCAGTGCGGGTCGAGCTTTACATCGGGAACGACCAGAGGGTTGCCGGTCGACGCCACCCAGCCAGCGACACCTTCGCCGAGAGGTACGCGAAGCCCGCGCAGGGTCTCTGCGTTCTCACCGACGGCGATGGCATAGTAGAGATGGCCCCCCTTCTCGTCGACCATCAGCATCGACCAGCGCTCAGGCCCGAAGAACTGCGCCATCTTGTTCATAATGGCGCTAAGAATCTCCTCAAGCTCCAGACTCGATGTCAGGGCCCGAGCCACGTCATGGAACACCCTCAGGTGGTCTAACTGGCGGCTCTCAATAACTTCGAACTGTCGTCTGTCCTTCAAGCACAGTCCTCAGGGGTTCTGAAACAGGAGATCCGTTTCCGGGTCTCGAAGCATTACTGGAATGCAAAGGGTCTTGAGCTTAGACGTAATTCAGTCAAATGGCGGTGCCTGTGTCATCCACCAATGTGGACCATGTTTCTTGACGGCTTTTCAAATCCAGCCTCACCAATGTGATGACGTGCTTCCTTCCGTATGACAATACTACGGATGTACGCTGCCAGAGCTTCATCGGTTCCACCTCTAAGCAACAGACCGTAAAGGTCATGGTCGCTTTGGGAGAAAAGGCAGGTGCGAACCTTGCCGTCGGACGTCAGCCGGACGCGGCTGCAATGGCCGCAGAAGGGCCTTGAGACAGGGGCGATGATGCCGATCTCACCCAGGCCGTCGTCGAAGGTAAATCTTCGTGCTGTTTCACTTACCGAGTTTGGCGGAAGCTCCACCAGCGGGCGGTAGGCGTTGAGCCGCCCGACAAGCTCCTCCATGCGGATCACGGTTTCGGGGCGCCAGCTTCGGTCTTCCTCCAGCGGCATGAACTCGATGAAGCGAACGATGACGCCTTCCTGGCGCGAAAATTCGGCAAAGCGTTCGATCTCGTGGTCATTGAAGCCGCGCAGCAGGACGCAGTTGATCTTCACTGGCCCAAGGCCAACCTCTTTGGCGCGTCGTACTCCCTCAAGTACCCGTTCAAAGCTGCGGGGCACACGGGTAATTGCTGTGAATGTCTCAGGATCGACGGCATCCATGCTGACGGTGATGCGGCCCAGTCCCGCATCCTTCAGCGGCTGAGCAAGATCGCTCAGCAGATGTCCATTTGTGGTCAGGGCGATGTCCAGCGGACGTTCGCCGACGGAGCCGTCGGGGAGATATGCGGTCTTCATGCCGGAAAGCTCGCGTACCATATCGACCAGCCCCTTTCGCAGCAGGGGTTCGCCGCCGGTAAGGCGTATCTTTTCGATCCCGAGAGAGACGAAGACACGAATCATACGCAGGTAAATATCGATAGGAAGCTCTGTGAACTGAGCGCCTTCGTTTCCGGTACGGCAGTAGACGCACTTGTAGTTGCAGCGGTCCGTCACTGAGACCCGCAGATCGGTGATGGCGCGCCCATGGCTGTCGGTCAGGCGCTCCTTCTCACGAAGCGGTGCGGGCGGCGTCTCGGGTAGGGTGCCGTCGATCGTCTCGATCTGAGAGAAGGTCGCCATGTCGCTTTATTCCGATGCGATGAGGGTGCAATGAAAACATCGGCAGCCGACGCATCCGCTTGAGTTATGAGTATAGATGGCGCTCCTCGAGAAAGGAGTCATTCCATGAGAAAAGCGACATCTGTCGATGTCGCTTTACTCGTGCGAAAGCAGTTAGCTCTTTGCCGCTGCAATGGCCTTCGTCAGTTCGGGGACGATTTCGAAG
This region of Acidobacteriota bacterium genomic DNA includes:
- the moaA gene encoding GTP 3',8-cyclase MoaA; translation: MATFSQIETIDGTLPETPPAPLREKERLTDSHGRAITDLRVSVTDRCNYKCVYCRTGNEGAQFTELPIDIYLRMIRVFVSLGIEKIRLTGGEPLLRKGLVDMVRELSGMKTAYLPDGSVGERPLDIALTTNGHLLSDLAQPLKDAGLGRITVSMDAVDPETFTAITRVPRSFERVLEGVRRAKEVGLGPVKINCVLLRGFNDHEIERFAEFSRQEGVIVRFIEFMPLEEDRSWRPETVIRMEELVGRLNAYRPLVELPPNSVSETARRFTFDDGLGEIGIIAPVSRPFCGHCSRVRLTSDGKVRTCLFSQSDHDLYGLLLRGGTDEALAAYIRSIVIRKEARHHIGEAGFEKPSRNMVHIGG
- a CDS encoding sensor domain-containing diguanylate cyclase, with the translated sequence MKDRRQFEVIESRQLDHLRVFHDVARALTSSLELEEILSAIMNKMAQFFGPERWSMLMVDEKGGHLYYAIAVGENAETLRGLRVPLGEGVAGWVASTGNPLVVPDVKLDPHWSAFSAKHPELNIQSIACVPVRSGEKTLGVIQLLNSKLDLMSEYSISFLRILCDYAAIAIQNARSMTLIQELTITDDCTGLFNARHLYTMLDEEVARNDEFSLLFIDLDHFKSVNDTHGHLVGSRLLAEVGNLMQRSLGPGNSSFRYGGDEFVALLPGMGKPAAMGATVALHESLRKARFLEGAGLSLSLSGSFGLATFPEDGSNVASILRAADTMMYEAKVTRDNIAVAGRGLLMDKPRLVGAARSSR